GCCGGAATTGCGCTCACGCGACAGCACGAGGATCTGCTTGTCCGGGCCTCCCACGTCTTTCCAATTCGTGACCTTGCCGGTGAAGATGTCCGCAAGCTGGGCAATCGTCAGGTGTTCGACGGAATTGGACGGATGCACGACGACCGCGATGCCGTCGTAAGCCACGGTGGTTTCCTTGATCTCGGAGCCTCCCGCCTTGGCTTTTTCCTGTTCTTCGGCGGTGATGTCGCGGGAAGCCTGGGCAATGTCGCAGGTTCCGGAAATAATGGCCGCGATTCCGGTGCCGGAACCGCCGCCCGTCACGGCAATGCTGACTTCGGGATGCTGGGCCATGAATTCCTCGGCCCAGGCCTGGCCCAGGTTCACCATGGTATCCGAACCTTTGATCTGAAGAGACTCCGCGCGCGCGGCGGGGCTGGAAAAAAGAATAAAGGCAGAAAACAGAGCCAAGCTTCCGAAAACGTTCCGGATCTTCATAACGCCTCCCTTATTTTATGGAACAAGAAACCTGCGGGGCTTGCCCCGTGGAACGCCGCTGCAACGGGCGGCGGGCCGGGGGTACTATACTTCAATTCCGGGTATGGCCTAAGTAAAGTCTATGTAAAGTCGGCTGGGGGCAGGAGGAAGAGACGGCAAATCCGCAGAAAGACGATCAGACTTCCGGCTCGGCGGCGGGCTGGCGTCCGCCCATCTGGATGCGGTGGCGGACTTCTTTGCCCTGCTTCAAATAAATGACGTCTTCGGCGATGTTGCAGGCAAGGTCCGCGATCCGTTCCAGGTTGTGGCTGATCATCAGGTAATTGAT
The sequence above is a segment of the Verrucomicrobiia bacterium genome. Coding sequences within it:
- a CDS encoding phosphate ABC transporter substrate-binding protein, whose amino-acid sequence is MKIRNVFGSLALFSAFILFSSPAARAESLQIKGSDTMVNLGQAWAEEFMAQHPEVSIAVTGGGSGTGIAAIISGTCDIAQASRDITAEEQEKAKAGGSEIKETTVAYDGIAVVVHPSNSVEHLTIAQLADIFTGKVTNWKDVGGPDKQILVLSRERNSGTHVFFLEHVLRKGNAKGPEEYAQSALMMPSSQAIVQEVQSNEAAISYVGLGYVDNTIKVVTVSKDASAQAIGPSLETVQSGEYPISRPLLFLTRGEPAGSAKDFTGFVLSDAGQEIVKTLDFVPLKK